One segment of Thermococcus sp. AM4 DNA contains the following:
- the udg gene encoding type-4 uracil-DNA glycosylase, producing the protein MGKEELMKKLEERIRNCRKCPLGQLRTNAVPGSGSYDAKVMFVGEAPGYWEDQKGLPFVGRAGKVLDELLAGIGLSRDDVYITNIVKCRPPENRNPTEEEIRACSPYLDMQIDIIRPRVIVPLGRHSMGYILRKFGFEPEPISKIHGKVFRANTLFGRILIMPMYHPAAALYKPPLREELRKDFEKLGKILNEL; encoded by the coding sequence ATGGGGAAGGAAGAGCTCATGAAAAAGCTGGAGGAGAGGATCAGGAACTGCCGGAAGTGTCCCCTGGGCCAGCTCAGGACCAACGCCGTTCCCGGCTCCGGAAGCTACGACGCCAAGGTCATGTTCGTTGGGGAAGCCCCGGGTTACTGGGAGGATCAGAAGGGCCTTCCCTTCGTCGGCAGGGCAGGAAAGGTTCTCGACGAGCTCTTGGCGGGAATAGGGCTCAGCAGGGACGACGTCTACATAACGAACATCGTCAAGTGCCGCCCACCGGAGAACCGCAACCCAACGGAAGAGGAGATAAGGGCCTGCTCCCCCTACCTCGACATGCAGATAGACATCATAAGGCCCAGGGTGATAGTTCCCCTCGGGAGGCACTCAATGGGCTACATCCTTAGGAAGTTCGGATTCGAGCCGGAACCGATAAGCAAGATCCACGGGAAGGTTTTCAGGGCCAACACCCTCTTCGGAAGGATCCTCATAATGCCCATGTACCATCCAGCGGCGGCCCTCTACAAGCCTCCCCTCAGGGAAGAGCTGAGAAAGGACTTTGAAAAGCTGGGGAAGATCCTGAACGAGCTCTAA
- a CDS encoding TrpB-like pyridoxal phosphate-dependent enzyme — MKAVLPDSKIPKRWYNILPDLPEELAPPLDPETDEPMRPEKLLRIFAEELVKQEMSTERYIEIPKKVRELYAKIGRPTPLFRATNLEKALGTPARIYFKYEGATVTGSHKINTALAQAYYAKEQGIERLVTETGAGQWGTALSLAGALLGLKVRVYMARASYFQKPYRKTIMRLYGAEIYPSPSDRTEIGRKFLSEDPNHPGGLGIAISEAIEDVLRDEKARYALGSVLNHVLMHQTVIGLEAQEQMKEFEEPDVIIGCVGGGSNFAGLAYPFVRDVLSGEKEYEFIAVEPKAAPSMTRGVYKYDFGDSGGYTPKMKMHTLGHTYYVPPIHAGGLRYHGLAPTLSVLINHGIVRPVAYHQNEVFQAAELFAKTEGIIPAPESAHAIKGVIDRALKAKEEGKEEVILFNLSGHGLLDLKGYEDYLDGKLEDYEPDYFPALEEP; from the coding sequence ATGAAAGCCGTTCTGCCCGATTCGAAGATACCAAAGAGATGGTACAACATACTGCCCGATCTGCCAGAGGAGCTGGCTCCGCCCCTCGACCCGGAAACCGACGAGCCGATGAGGCCGGAGAAGCTGTTGAGGATTTTCGCAGAGGAGCTGGTAAAGCAGGAGATGAGCACGGAAAGGTACATCGAGATTCCGAAGAAGGTTCGCGAGCTCTACGCCAAGATAGGCAGGCCCACACCGCTTTTCAGGGCGACAAACCTTGAGAAGGCCCTTGGCACACCGGCGAGGATTTACTTCAAATACGAAGGCGCCACTGTAACGGGGAGCCACAAGATAAACACCGCTTTAGCTCAGGCCTACTACGCGAAGGAGCAGGGAATAGAGAGGCTCGTTACTGAAACGGGAGCCGGCCAGTGGGGAACCGCTTTGAGCCTGGCCGGTGCTCTTCTCGGGTTAAAAGTTCGCGTTTACATGGCGCGCGCCAGTTACTTCCAGAAACCATACAGGAAGACGATAATGCGCCTCTACGGGGCCGAAATCTATCCCAGTCCAAGCGACAGAACGGAAATCGGGAGGAAGTTCCTGAGCGAGGATCCCAACCACCCCGGAGGGCTGGGAATAGCGATAAGCGAGGCGATTGAAGACGTTTTGAGGGACGAAAAAGCCCGCTACGCCCTCGGAAGCGTTTTGAACCACGTGCTCATGCACCAGACCGTCATCGGCCTCGAAGCTCAGGAGCAGATGAAGGAGTTCGAGGAGCCGGACGTTATAATCGGCTGTGTAGGCGGTGGGAGCAACTTCGCTGGCCTTGCGTATCCCTTCGTGAGGGACGTTCTGAGCGGTGAAAAGGAGTACGAGTTCATAGCGGTCGAGCCGAAAGCCGCCCCGAGCATGACGCGCGGTGTCTACAAGTACGACTTCGGCGACTCCGGTGGTTACACCCCAAAGATGAAGATGCACACCCTCGGCCACACCTACTACGTCCCGCCGATTCACGCTGGAGGGCTTCGCTACCACGGCTTAGCTCCGACGCTGAGCGTCCTCATAAACCACGGAATAGTCAGGCCAGTAGCTTACCACCAGAACGAGGTCTTCCAGGCGGCGGAGCTGTTCGCGAAGACCGAGGGCATAATCCCAGCACCCGAAAGCGCCCACGCGATAAAGGGCGTCATAGACAGGGCGTTAAAGGCGAAGGAAGAAGGAAAGGAGGAGGTCATACTCTTCAACCTGAGCGGCCACGGCCTGCTCGACCTGAAGGGCTACGAGGACTACCTGGACGGGAAGCTCGAAGATTATGAGCCGGACTACTTCCCGGCTCTGGAGGAGCCTTAG